The Sorangiineae bacterium MSr11367 genome window below encodes:
- a CDS encoding amidohydrolase family protein translates to MLRHAIPCFLLAGALGSMGCSSAGAEASRARAASTEHAIAITHVTLIDPASGPRPDVTIVMVGHRITAVGPSASTPVPEHAQVHDETGHFAVPGFWDAHVHLTQMGMDSMPLFVANGVTSVRDMGSTFGDIVLWKQAWSTGQPAPRVFAPGPKIDGKGELWGDNWLVTTPDGARRAVDDLAAYGVDFIKVHAGLSRPVYDALADESRKKGLSFAGHVDEDYPAAWAAKSGQRTIEHGSSMVPCSDTVRAQLRADPKLVPLLKWVCASSNDDVMPELARAGAWLTPTLVSWRGKTMLLKEAPSLEGYRYVSAALEKRWLGDGEETAPQPIEREVLAQFGPLAANAHRAGVHLLVGTDIGDPYVVPGFGLHDEMQLFVEAGIPPLVALRSATLEAARALGADATTGSIEVGKSADVVLLDADPLANIRNTRRIGAVVQNGRWFDRAALTALLEPLTRRK, encoded by the coding sequence ATGCTGCGCCACGCCATCCCGTGCTTCCTTCTCGCGGGCGCGCTGGGTTCGATGGGGTGCTCGTCCGCCGGCGCAGAAGCTTCTCGCGCACGCGCCGCGAGCACCGAGCATGCGATCGCGATCACGCACGTGACGCTGATCGATCCCGCGAGCGGGCCGCGGCCCGATGTCACCATCGTGATGGTCGGCCATCGCATCACCGCCGTGGGGCCGTCGGCGAGCACACCGGTGCCCGAGCATGCGCAGGTGCACGATGAGACGGGGCACTTTGCGGTCCCGGGCTTTTGGGACGCCCACGTGCACCTGACGCAAATGGGCATGGACTCGATGCCGCTTTTCGTGGCCAACGGCGTCACCAGCGTGCGCGACATGGGCAGCACGTTCGGCGACATCGTGCTCTGGAAGCAAGCGTGGAGCACGGGACAGCCCGCACCGCGCGTCTTCGCGCCGGGCCCGAAGATCGACGGCAAGGGCGAACTGTGGGGCGACAATTGGCTCGTCACCACGCCCGACGGCGCCCGGCGCGCGGTGGACGATCTCGCGGCGTATGGCGTCGACTTCATCAAAGTGCACGCCGGCCTATCGCGCCCCGTCTACGATGCGCTCGCCGACGAGAGCCGCAAGAAGGGACTCTCCTTCGCGGGCCACGTGGACGAAGACTACCCCGCCGCGTGGGCGGCAAAGTCGGGCCAACGCACCATCGAGCACGGGAGCAGCATGGTGCCCTGTTCGGACACGGTGCGCGCGCAGCTCCGTGCCGACCCGAAGCTGGTACCCCTGCTGAAGTGGGTTTGCGCGAGCTCGAACGACGACGTCATGCCCGAGCTGGCGCGCGCCGGCGCATGGCTCACGCCCACGTTGGTGTCATGGCGCGGAAAGACGATGCTGCTCAAAGAGGCACCCTCGCTCGAGGGCTACCGTTACGTATCGGCGGCCTTGGAGAAGCGCTGGCTCGGCGATGGCGAGGAGACCGCACCGCAGCCCATCGAGCGCGAGGTGCTCGCGCAGTTCGGACCACTCGCCGCGAACGCACACCGGGCCGGGGTGCACTTGCTCGTGGGGACGGACATCGGCGATCCGTACGTGGTGCCAGGCTTCGGGCTGCATGACGAGATGCAGCTTTTCGTCGAAGCCGGAATACCGCCCCTCGTGGCCCTCCGCAGCGCGACCCTGGAGGCCGCACGCGCCTTGGGCGCCGACGCCACGACGGGCTCGATCGAGGTGGGCAAGAGCGCTGACGTGGTGCTCCTCGACGCCGATCCGCTGGCGAACATCCGCAACACCCGCCGCATCGGTGCGGTGGTTCAAAATGGCCGATGGTTCGACCGCGCCGCGCTGACCGCGCTGCTGGAGCCGCTCACTCGAAGGAAATAA
- a CDS encoding DUF885 domain-containing protein: MTKFLSRAMTAALFAWACVACSSSDDNPPDDSSADAKYSAVERDYVLYFLDRNPVVATYLGGAALDAKLANVDGRLRDHSASALAAEDQALGGFKQRLEALDRNALSAAHQIDRDVALAQIEFQLHLHQVRKYQERSLDTYLDEPFRGVDWQLQGMTDAGNGKYGTEAEWQRVIERVGAVRAYLQRAQDQLRAGIASGNTADWRMLRINGIDSAVADAEYFRKTLPDIAAERIGGAQRDALLNAVRNASAEAAAAYEALHQFVASEFFVEVKKDVVEKAGLKAAFQADRYALGEAEYNWALRNNLRLTKPAAQLYEEAQAVIESTQREMVQLSRIIGQERNLALPVDDMEVVRAVFGELSKKAPKNDDEMVAWYRQAGERLVDYARKTGLFEMPNEYKLDVTVTPPPLQGSISGAAYYPAPPFKESGVGRFYVSPTKNNPVSLARNNASALAYLAAHEGFPGHDWHYKVMTQYRNDIARVRWLTPGAVEDSSSMWEDSGAAEGWALYSEALMAEPQPNYEHGFYSSDERLYQLKGKLTRDVRVRIDTGIHLGRLSFEAAQDLFSQVVDFLPGPCQGATDETKKASCDDAFGAIFRYSKWPTQAITYRLGKEAILDLRTEAKARAGDRFSATEFHVRFMKQGTIPPGYFREQFLSGF; the protein is encoded by the coding sequence ATGACTAAATTCCTTTCGCGCGCGATGACAGCAGCGCTCTTCGCGTGGGCGTGCGTCGCTTGTTCCTCGTCCGACGACAATCCCCCCGACGACAGCTCGGCCGATGCGAAGTATTCGGCCGTCGAACGAGATTACGTTCTCTACTTTCTCGATCGCAATCCGGTCGTAGCCACGTATTTGGGCGGTGCCGCGCTGGATGCCAAGCTCGCCAACGTGGACGGACGGCTTCGCGATCATTCGGCATCGGCGCTCGCCGCAGAGGATCAGGCGCTCGGCGGCTTCAAGCAGCGCCTCGAGGCCTTGGATCGGAATGCGCTTTCGGCCGCCCACCAGATCGACCGCGACGTGGCGCTTGCGCAAATCGAATTTCAGCTCCACCTGCACCAAGTGCGCAAATACCAAGAGCGCTCGCTGGATACCTATCTGGACGAGCCCTTCCGCGGTGTCGATTGGCAGCTTCAAGGGATGACCGACGCCGGCAATGGCAAATACGGCACCGAGGCCGAGTGGCAGCGCGTGATCGAGCGTGTCGGCGCCGTGCGCGCGTACCTTCAGCGCGCGCAAGATCAGCTTCGCGCGGGCATCGCCAGCGGCAACACCGCCGATTGGCGGATGCTGCGCATCAATGGCATCGACTCGGCCGTGGCCGATGCCGAATACTTCCGGAAAACGCTCCCGGACATCGCCGCCGAGCGCATTGGCGGGGCGCAGCGCGATGCACTCTTGAACGCCGTGCGCAACGCCTCCGCCGAGGCCGCTGCCGCGTACGAAGCGTTGCACCAGTTCGTGGCGAGCGAGTTTTTCGTCGAGGTAAAGAAAGACGTCGTCGAGAAAGCTGGGCTGAAGGCGGCATTCCAGGCGGATCGGTATGCGCTCGGTGAGGCCGAATACAATTGGGCACTTCGCAACAACCTGCGCCTCACCAAACCGGCGGCGCAGCTCTACGAAGAGGCCCAGGCGGTCATCGAATCGACGCAGCGAGAAATGGTGCAACTGTCGCGGATCATCGGCCAAGAACGCAATCTGGCCTTGCCCGTGGACGACATGGAGGTGGTGCGCGCAGTGTTCGGCGAGCTCTCCAAAAAGGCCCCGAAGAACGACGACGAAATGGTCGCGTGGTACCGCCAAGCGGGCGAGCGATTGGTCGATTATGCGCGCAAGACGGGCCTCTTCGAGATGCCCAACGAGTACAAATTGGACGTGACGGTCACGCCGCCGCCGCTCCAAGGATCGATCAGCGGTGCGGCGTATTATCCGGCACCGCCGTTCAAGGAATCGGGGGTCGGACGCTTTTACGTGAGCCCGACGAAGAACAATCCGGTTTCCCTGGCGAGGAACAATGCCTCCGCACTCGCCTATTTGGCCGCCCACGAAGGGTTCCCCGGCCACGATTGGCATTACAAGGTCATGACGCAGTACCGCAATGACATCGCGCGCGTCCGATGGTTGACGCCCGGGGCGGTGGAGGACTCGTCCTCCATGTGGGAAGACTCCGGGGCGGCCGAAGGCTGGGCGCTCTATTCGGAGGCGCTAATGGCGGAGCCGCAGCCCAATTACGAGCACGGATTCTACAGCTCGGACGAACGCCTCTATCAGCTGAAAGGCAAGTTGACGCGGGACGTGCGCGTGCGGATCGATACCGGGATTCACCTCGGTCGCCTGTCCTTCGAAGCAGCCCAGGACCTCTTCTCCCAGGTCGTCGACTTTCTGCCGGGCCCCTGCCAAGGCGCGACGGACGAGACCAAAAAGGCCAGCTGCGACGATGCCTTCGGCGCCATCTTCCGCTATTCGAAATGGCCCACCCAAGCCATCACGTACCGCCTCGGCAAAGAGGCCATTCTGGATTTGCGTACGGAGGCCAAAGCGCGCGCTGGAGACCGCTTCTCTGCAACGGAATTCCACGTACGCTTCATGAAACAGGGCACGATTCCGCCGGGCTACTTCCGCGAGCAGTTCCTCTCGGGCTTCTAA
- a CDS encoding sugar phosphate isomerase/epimerase has product MPRPVTLFTGQWADLPFEEMCRLASQWGYDGLEVACWGDHFEVDKALADDGYVRRKRELLEKYRLRVFAISNHLVGQAVCDHPIDARHKGILPARIWGDGSPEAVRQRAAQEMKDTARAAARLGVSTVVGFTGSSIWHTVAMFPPVPESMIEAGYRDFADRWNPILDVFDEVGVRFAHEVHPSEIAYDYWTTKRTLEAIGRRPAFGLNWDPSHFVWQDLDPVNFIFDFADRIYHVDCKDAKVRTGDGRRGRLSSHLPWADMRRGWDFVSTGHGDVPWEDCFRALNAIKYDGPLSIEWEDAGMDRLVGAPEALAFVRRLAFDPPSAAFDAAFSSDRG; this is encoded by the coding sequence ATGCCCCGACCAGTCACGTTGTTCACCGGCCAATGGGCCGATCTTCCGTTCGAAGAAATGTGTCGGCTCGCCTCCCAGTGGGGCTACGACGGGCTCGAAGTCGCCTGCTGGGGCGATCACTTCGAGGTCGACAAGGCCCTCGCCGACGACGGTTACGTCCGCCGCAAGCGCGAGCTGCTCGAGAAATACCGACTTCGTGTGTTCGCGATCTCCAATCACCTCGTCGGCCAGGCGGTGTGCGATCATCCCATCGACGCGCGGCACAAAGGCATTTTGCCCGCGCGCATCTGGGGCGACGGCTCGCCCGAGGCCGTGCGGCAGCGGGCTGCCCAGGAGATGAAGGACACGGCGCGGGCTGCCGCGCGCCTGGGCGTCTCCACCGTCGTGGGCTTCACCGGCTCGTCGATCTGGCACACGGTGGCCATGTTCCCGCCGGTTCCCGAATCGATGATCGAGGCCGGATACCGCGATTTCGCCGACCGATGGAATCCCATTCTCGACGTGTTCGACGAGGTGGGTGTGCGCTTCGCCCACGAAGTACACCCGAGCGAAATCGCCTATGACTATTGGACGACGAAGCGCACCCTCGAGGCCATTGGCCGGCGGCCCGCCTTTGGCCTGAATTGGGATCCTTCCCATTTCGTCTGGCAAGATCTCGATCCGGTGAACTTCATCTTCGATTTTGCCGATCGCATTTACCACGTCGATTGCAAAGACGCGAAGGTGCGCACCGGTGACGGCCGCCGGGGCCGACTTTCCTCGCACCTGCCCTGGGCCGACATGCGCCGCGGATGGGACTTCGTCTCCACCGGCCATGGCGACGTGCCCTGGGAAGACTGTTTCCGCGCGCTCAATGCCATCAAATACGACGGCCCCCTTTCCATCGAATGGGAGGACGCCGGCATGGACCGCCTCGTCGGCGCACCCGAAGCACTTGCCTTCGTGCGCCGCCTCGCCTTCGACCCTCCGTCTGCCGCCTTCGACGCGGCCTTCAGCTCCGATAGGGGCTAA
- a CDS encoding VOC family protein translates to MSAKQKIVTFLWFDSQAEEAVEHYLSIFKDSKILDVARSSGAGPQAKGSVMTITFELEGQRFIALNGGPQYKFTEAISLFVNCDTQDEVDALWAKLSAGGEEGPCGWLKDKFGLSWQIVPARMFEMIHDKDAAKVKRVMEAMFKMKKMDLATLQRAYDEG, encoded by the coding sequence ATGTCCGCGAAGCAAAAGATCGTGACGTTCTTGTGGTTCGATTCCCAGGCCGAAGAGGCGGTCGAGCACTATCTTTCCATCTTCAAGGATTCGAAGATCCTCGATGTGGCCCGATCCAGCGGTGCCGGTCCGCAGGCGAAAGGCTCGGTCATGACCATCACCTTCGAGCTCGAAGGTCAACGTTTCATCGCGCTCAATGGCGGCCCGCAATACAAATTCACCGAGGCGATCTCCCTCTTCGTGAACTGTGACACCCAGGATGAAGTGGACGCCCTATGGGCCAAACTCTCCGCCGGGGGCGAGGAAGGTCCGTGCGGCTGGCTCAAGGACAAATTTGGATTGTCCTGGCAAATCGTTCCCGCGCGTATGTTCGAAATGATTCACGACAAAGACGCTGCCAAAGTAAAACGTGTCATGGAGGCCATGTTCAAAATGAAGAAAATGGATCTCGCCACTCTGCAGCGCGCCTACGACGAAGGCTGA
- a CDS encoding GNAT family N-acetyltransferase → MLSRKAAWFIMDAMPVPPFHARALSHEDAQQIAQWRYAGPWSIYDAHADDGLLDGNDGYFGLVDASEGRLAGFACIGAEARVPGLAEEAGLVDIGVGMRPDLVGRGFGQAFLAAALDHGRTMLGPVRWRAAVQSWNERSLRLTARLGFRAVGKHTCVQAGKNVEYLVLVTDDAR, encoded by the coding sequence ATGCTGTCAAGGAAGGCGGCCTGGTTCATCATGGACGCGATGCCGGTCCCCCCATTCCACGCCCGGGCGCTGTCCCATGAAGATGCGCAGCAGATTGCCCAATGGCGGTACGCGGGGCCGTGGAGCATTTACGATGCACACGCCGACGACGGGCTTCTCGACGGCAACGATGGATACTTCGGGCTGGTAGACGCTTCGGAGGGAAGGCTGGCCGGCTTCGCCTGCATCGGCGCCGAGGCGCGCGTGCCGGGGCTCGCGGAAGAAGCGGGGCTCGTGGACATTGGGGTGGGCATGCGCCCCGATCTCGTAGGCCGCGGATTCGGGCAGGCCTTTCTTGCCGCGGCGCTCGACCACGGCCGGACGATGCTCGGCCCCGTGCGATGGCGGGCCGCGGTCCAGTCGTGGAACGAGCGCAGCCTGCGGCTCACCGCACGCCTCGGGTTTCGTGCCGTGGGCAAGCACACGTGCGTCCAGGCAGGGAAGAACGTCGAGTACCTCGTGCTCGTGACCGACGACGCGCGCTAG
- a CDS encoding Gfo/Idh/MocA family oxidoreductase — MSNPLRIGMVGYGFMGAAHSQAWRTVHRVFDLPRGVDMAVLCGRDAAQLEPAARKFGWRETETDWRALVARKDIDVIDVVTPGDSHAEIAIAALAAGKHVLCEKPLANTVAEAEAMTAAAARAAREGVRAMCGFSYRRVPAVAHLRALIAAGRIGAVRHVRAVYLQDWIVDPEFPLVWRLQKERAGSGSLGDIGAHILDMTQHVTGERITGVAGLTETFVRERPLPVASTGLSASAETKSQARGRVTVDDAAVVLGRLSGGGLCTFEATRFATGRKNALRIEVNGSLGSLAFDLERFNELEFHAGARAGTESGFTRILVTEPEHPYIAAWWPPGHIIGYEHVFTHQARDFVHAIAEGTEPSPSFAEALGVQLVLEAVERSASRNAAWMDVPAV; from the coding sequence TTGAGCAATCCGTTGCGAATCGGAATGGTAGGTTACGGCTTCATGGGCGCCGCCCACTCGCAGGCCTGGCGTACGGTGCATCGCGTCTTCGATCTGCCGCGCGGTGTCGATATGGCGGTGCTCTGTGGGCGCGATGCGGCGCAGCTCGAGCCGGCCGCGCGCAAGTTCGGCTGGCGGGAAACCGAGACGGATTGGCGCGCCTTGGTGGCCCGCAAGGACATCGACGTGATCGACGTCGTCACACCCGGTGACAGCCACGCCGAGATTGCCATTGCGGCGCTGGCGGCCGGCAAGCACGTCTTGTGTGAAAAGCCGCTGGCCAACACGGTGGCGGAGGCCGAGGCGATGACCGCGGCGGCTGCGCGCGCGGCCCGCGAGGGTGTGCGAGCGATGTGCGGGTTCAGCTACCGCCGTGTGCCGGCGGTGGCGCATTTGCGCGCGCTCATCGCGGCGGGGCGCATCGGGGCGGTCCGCCACGTGCGTGCGGTGTACTTGCAGGATTGGATCGTCGACCCGGAGTTTCCGCTGGTCTGGCGTCTGCAAAAGGAGCGCGCCGGCTCGGGCTCCCTCGGCGACATTGGTGCGCACATCCTCGATATGACGCAGCACGTGACCGGCGAGCGCATCACCGGCGTGGCTGGGCTCACGGAGACCTTCGTGCGCGAGCGGCCCCTGCCGGTGGCGAGCACGGGACTTTCGGCCAGCGCCGAGACGAAATCGCAGGCGCGCGGCCGCGTCACCGTGGACGATGCGGCGGTCGTTCTGGGGCGGCTCTCCGGCGGAGGCCTCTGCACCTTCGAGGCCACGCGTTTCGCCACGGGCCGCAAGAATGCGTTGCGCATCGAGGTGAACGGCTCACTCGGTTCGCTCGCCTTCGACTTGGAGCGCTTCAACGAGCTCGAATTCCACGCGGGCGCGCGCGCGGGCACCGAGAGCGGCTTCACGCGCATCCTGGTCACCGAGCCCGAGCACCCGTACATTGCCGCATGGTGGCCGCCCGGGCACATCATCGGCTACGAGCACGTGTTCACGCACCAGGCGCGCGACTTCGTGCATGCCATTGCCGAGGGCACCGAGCCCTCACCCAGTTTCGCCGAGGCGCTGGGCGTGCAGCTCGTGCTCGAGGCGGTGGAGCGCAGTGCCTCACGCAACGCCGCCTGGATGGACGTTCCCGCCGTCTGA
- a CDS encoding amidohydrolase family protein, producing the protein MRQRDFLHIVLAGAALVGCQAVSASPRAVPAQTTTPTSASTRGEDRGPIIDVHMHAYPANVALAASLTNPATGKALTVKDGEAHLQACLSEMKRLNIVKGVVSGGDGDRLAVAAHWRETAPDRIFAGAGVRGSAEIPLPDLRVLRKDFADHRLRVLGEVSAMYAGLTLSDPKYDPYLSLAEEFDIPVSLHTGLGPPGISYDECCRNLRASHGNPIWIEEALNRHPKLRVNLMHGGWPYLQETIAVMKTYPQVYTDLGAIDWILPRSEFHSYLQALVRAGLGKRIMFGSDQMYWPEAIGMAVEAVDAATFLTPSEKRDIFHDNAVRFLKL; encoded by the coding sequence ATGAGACAAAGAGACTTTCTCCATATCGTGCTCGCGGGGGCCGCACTCGTGGGCTGCCAGGCTGTTTCCGCGAGTCCGCGAGCCGTGCCGGCGCAGACGACGACCCCGACCAGTGCTTCGACGCGCGGGGAGGATCGGGGCCCCATCATCGACGTTCACATGCATGCTTATCCGGCGAATGTGGCGCTCGCGGCCTCCCTCACCAACCCGGCCACGGGCAAGGCCCTGACCGTGAAGGACGGGGAGGCGCATCTCCAGGCGTGCCTCTCCGAGATGAAACGACTGAACATCGTGAAGGGCGTGGTGAGCGGCGGGGACGGAGATCGTCTCGCGGTCGCCGCCCATTGGCGCGAAACCGCGCCCGATCGCATCTTCGCCGGTGCAGGTGTGAGAGGCTCGGCCGAGATCCCATTGCCCGACCTCCGCGTCTTGCGAAAAGACTTTGCCGATCACCGGCTGCGCGTATTGGGCGAGGTCTCCGCCATGTACGCCGGTCTCACGCTGAGCGATCCGAAGTACGACCCTTACCTGTCCCTCGCCGAGGAGTTCGACATCCCGGTATCCCTTCATACCGGGTTGGGGCCTCCAGGCATTTCGTACGACGAGTGCTGCCGCAACCTCCGCGCGAGTCACGGCAATCCCATCTGGATCGAGGAGGCCCTCAATCGTCACCCGAAGCTTCGCGTGAACCTGATGCACGGCGGCTGGCCGTACCTGCAGGAAACGATTGCCGTGATGAAGACGTACCCGCAAGTCTATACCGATCTAGGCGCCATCGATTGGATCCTGCCGCGAAGCGAGTTCCATTCCTATCTTCAGGCGCTGGTGCGGGCCGGCTTGGGCAAGCGCATCATGTTCGGATCCGATCAGATGTATTGGCCCGAAGCCATCGGCATGGCCGTCGAAGCCGTCGACGCGGCCACCTTTCTAACGCCTTCCGAAAAGCGAGATATCTTCCACGACAACGCGGTGCGATTCCTGAAGCTCTAA
- a CDS encoding TetR/AcrR family transcriptional regulator encodes MKKAANQHESKRKLLDAALYVIRAKGYSATRIEDVCEAAGLTKGSFFHHFKSKEDLALAAADHFGELADAAFEAAPYQCIDDPLDRLLGYVDFRIAMLTGALPDFTCLFGTMVQEAYDTHPAIRIACDAHLDAHAATIAAHVSAAKARYAPDAPWSAESLASFAIAVIQGAFVLAKAKQGPEIAADSLKHLRRYLETQFDRSKRKQEV; translated from the coding sequence ATGAAAAAGGCGGCAAATCAGCACGAATCCAAGAGGAAACTGCTCGATGCTGCGCTGTACGTCATCCGCGCCAAAGGCTACTCGGCCACGCGCATCGAGGACGTGTGCGAGGCCGCGGGGCTCACCAAGGGAAGCTTCTTCCACCACTTCAAGAGCAAGGAAGACCTGGCGCTCGCCGCCGCCGATCATTTTGGCGAGCTGGCGGATGCCGCGTTCGAGGCGGCGCCGTATCAGTGCATCGACGACCCGCTCGATCGACTTCTTGGCTACGTCGATTTTCGCATCGCCATGCTCACGGGCGCGCTACCCGATTTCACGTGCCTCTTCGGCACGATGGTTCAGGAAGCGTACGACACGCATCCGGCCATTCGCATCGCGTGCGACGCGCACCTCGACGCGCACGCTGCAACCATTGCTGCCCACGTATCGGCGGCCAAAGCACGCTACGCGCCCGACGCTCCTTGGAGCGCCGAGAGCCTCGCTTCGTTCGCCATCGCCGTCATTCAAGGCGCCTTCGTTCTGGCCAAAGCCAAACAGGGCCCTGAGATCGCGGCCGATTCGTTGAAGCATTTGCGCCGCTACCTTGAAACCCAATTCGACCGATCCAAACGCAAACAAGAGGTATGA
- a CDS encoding penicillin acylase family protein produces MSFSFAWRHRGAPRWRHGLWPVGQAFALFSLISSNGCSDPAPGGRVEQEQRPGPVYRAVIQRTQHGIPHITAPNFGSIGFGQGYALAEDHACTLADQILKVRGERAKYLGEGPGRAHVTSDFAYRLLDLPHRAEEAFGKQPAPVRDVLEGYAAGFNKYLADTGAQNVPGFCKGQPWLRAMTAKELLAYHINLALTASASRLIDAIGSAQPPGGAPTGTLDPSEAMKRLRENEIGSNGWAIGSSRSKSGLGMLLSNPHFPWEGEMRLWESHLTVPGELDVYGATLIGFPGVLLGFNRDVAWTHTFSAGRRFTGYALRLVPGKPTHYLYGNEERTMTEHPLTVAIRQPDGSVKEESRTYYTTHYGPVLSIPTELPGEPFMWNAEHALTYRDANLDNTNFTAQFQAMDRAKSLEEFQSVFATTQGIPWVNTMATDRQGNTWYADASATPHLSAPALARLGADLADPASLPGKAMAKLQFIVLDGSDPTNEWVAEDGARSPGLVPYAQMPKLARQDFVFNANDGHWLANPAEPLVGYSFLHGLERQPQSARTRMNAVYLTETAENGASGPDGRFTLDEVKATVLSNRNLTSELLLPQVVARCRGKTTGHHQGRPVDITQACSLLAQWNGRFDLDSVGAIVWREFMGAYTNESLFAGGELFATPFDPSNPVTTPHTLKPAPAEGDDPLLDKLAQAVDTLKAAHVALDAPLGQVQFIVRGKRKQRFGLNGSNGREGATNVMTYGTANNSSSEERYSVRGTPINAASGLTADGYVVNYGSSFILAMEFAPHGAVHADALLTYGETGNQDARAFTSQTELFLAKKWRKVLFAPEEIATDPGLTVQVIEQ; encoded by the coding sequence ATGTCTTTCTCATTTGCTTGGCGTCATCGAGGGGCTCCTCGATGGCGCCACGGGCTATGGCCCGTCGGTCAAGCCTTCGCGCTGTTCTCGTTGATCTCGTCGAATGGATGCAGTGATCCCGCCCCCGGGGGCCGCGTCGAGCAGGAGCAGCGACCTGGCCCCGTTTATCGGGCGGTGATTCAGCGAACCCAACACGGCATTCCGCACATCACGGCGCCAAACTTCGGGAGCATCGGTTTTGGTCAGGGCTATGCCCTCGCCGAGGATCATGCGTGCACCCTCGCCGATCAGATCCTCAAGGTGCGCGGGGAGCGCGCCAAGTACCTGGGCGAGGGCCCCGGTCGCGCGCACGTGACGAGCGATTTCGCCTATCGTCTATTGGATCTTCCGCACCGCGCCGAGGAAGCGTTCGGGAAGCAGCCTGCCCCCGTGCGCGACGTGCTCGAGGGGTATGCGGCGGGCTTCAACAAGTACCTGGCCGATACCGGGGCGCAGAACGTTCCAGGCTTTTGCAAAGGCCAGCCGTGGTTGCGCGCGATGACGGCCAAGGAGCTGCTCGCGTACCATATCAACCTCGCCCTCACGGCGAGCGCCTCGCGGCTCATCGACGCCATCGGATCGGCGCAGCCACCGGGCGGGGCGCCTACGGGAACGCTCGATCCTTCGGAGGCGATGAAGCGTCTGCGCGAAAACGAAATTGGCAGCAATGGCTGGGCAATCGGCTCGAGCCGATCCAAAAGCGGTTTGGGCATGTTGCTATCGAATCCGCACTTTCCATGGGAAGGGGAAATGCGGCTCTGGGAGAGCCATTTGACCGTGCCCGGAGAGCTCGACGTGTACGGTGCCACGTTGATCGGATTTCCCGGTGTCTTGCTCGGATTCAACCGCGATGTGGCGTGGACGCACACCTTTTCCGCCGGCCGGCGCTTCACGGGCTATGCGTTACGTTTGGTTCCGGGAAAGCCCACGCACTACCTTTACGGCAACGAAGAGCGGACCATGACGGAGCATCCGCTCACCGTGGCCATTCGCCAGCCGGACGGCTCGGTGAAAGAAGAATCGCGAACGTATTATACGACCCACTATGGTCCCGTTCTCTCGATTCCGACGGAGCTTCCCGGTGAGCCGTTCATGTGGAACGCGGAACACGCTCTCACCTACCGCGATGCCAATTTGGACAATACGAACTTCACGGCGCAGTTCCAGGCCATGGATCGGGCCAAGAGCCTCGAGGAATTCCAATCCGTGTTCGCCACCACCCAAGGCATTCCCTGGGTCAACACCATGGCGACGGATCGGCAGGGAAATACCTGGTACGCGGACGCCTCGGCGACGCCGCATTTGAGCGCCCCGGCCCTGGCGCGGCTCGGCGCCGATCTGGCCGATCCTGCGAGCCTCCCGGGCAAGGCCATGGCCAAGCTGCAATTCATCGTTCTCGATGGGAGCGATCCCACCAACGAATGGGTCGCCGAAGATGGCGCACGCTCCCCGGGCCTGGTGCCCTATGCGCAGATGCCCAAACTTGCGCGCCAGGACTTCGTCTTCAATGCCAACGATGGACATTGGCTGGCGAATCCTGCAGAGCCCTTGGTGGGGTATTCGTTTCTCCATGGTTTGGAGAGGCAACCCCAATCGGCGCGCACGCGGATGAATGCAGTATATCTGACCGAGACCGCGGAAAATGGCGCATCGGGGCCCGACGGCCGATTCACCTTGGACGAGGTGAAGGCCACCGTGTTGAGCAACCGCAACCTGACCTCCGAGTTGCTGCTCCCGCAGGTGGTCGCGCGCTGCCGTGGAAAGACGACGGGCCACCACCAAGGCCGGCCGGTGGACATCACCCAGGCTTGCTCCCTCCTCGCACAATGGAACGGGCGATTCGATTTGGACAGCGTGGGAGCGATCGTCTGGCGCGAATTCATGGGCGCGTACACGAACGAGAGCCTCTTCGCGGGCGGGGAGCTCTTCGCCACACCCTTCGATCCTTCGAACCCCGTGACGACGCCCCACACGCTGAAGCCCGCGCCGGCCGAGGGAGACGATCCTCTGCTCGACAAGCTTGCCCAGGCGGTGGACACGTTGAAGGCGGCGCATGTTGCGTTGGATGCGCCGTTGGGCCAAGTCCAGTTCATCGTCCGAGGCAAACGCAAACAGCGCTTCGGGCTGAATGGCAGCAACGGCCGAGAGGGCGCGACCAATGTGATGACGTACGGCACGGCCAACAATTCGTCGTCCGAGGAGCGCTATTCCGTTCGCGGCACGCCCATCAATGCGGCGTCGGGCCTCACCGCCGACGGTTACGTCGTCAACTACGGCTCGAGCTTCATCCTGGCCATGGAGTTCGCGCCCCACGGTGCCGTTCACGCCGACGCGCTGCTGACCTACGGCGAGACCGGAAACCAGGACGCGCGTGCCTTCACCAGCCAAACGGAGCTTTTTCTGGCCAAGAAATGGCGAAAGGTCCTGTTCGCCCCCGAGGAGATCGCGACGGATCCTGGGCTGACGGTGCAGGTCATCGAGCAGTAG